In Chitinophaga sp. HK235, a single window of DNA contains:
- a CDS encoding fasciclin domain-containing protein: MKFFIYTMTLFMLFFSACRLKDAQVTPVGEPLPYNGPSQTVKQLLDGSGFTIYKAIWKKVNMDSVISANGLQAYTLLVPADEAFTKAGVTLAAVNTMPVADLDSLLFYHVVDTWLSGDQLKTLTGSNAMRSLLTRGDLPNYSDRFPYYYYQYLGLHDGKLVINGKPHPLKTLEGTNGTLYVLDELLKKPEQDMIDYLKNNPDFSMLMEACRINDSIYQLNWGSQGFTKLLSTDANSKQFTFFAPTNHAFQQAGFNTVDDLRQRALRWEVGYQHYDENGYYVTPYTSLDSMFLSNHLDYSGATQAEYPMQLFSNDLMDNPALANYLIKAGSLYHPPSQYIRLVFTHSAAGIMVRQLNSPSPAVPLATTDLLFRNGVIHVINDGMLMP, encoded by the coding sequence ATGAAATTTTTCATATATACGATGACGTTATTTATGCTGTTTTTTTCAGCCTGCCGGCTGAAAGACGCGCAGGTAACGCCGGTAGGAGAACCACTACCGTATAACGGTCCATCGCAGACGGTAAAGCAGCTACTCGACGGCTCCGGTTTTACCATCTATAAAGCCATCTGGAAAAAGGTGAATATGGACTCGGTCATCTCCGCGAACGGGTTACAGGCATATACGCTGCTCGTTCCTGCTGATGAAGCATTTACCAAAGCAGGTGTGACCCTGGCCGCTGTAAACACTATGCCGGTGGCAGACCTGGACTCCCTGCTGTTTTATCATGTGGTGGATACCTGGCTGTCGGGCGACCAACTGAAAACACTGACTGGCAGTAATGCCATGCGTAGCCTGCTCACCAGAGGTGATCTGCCCAATTATAGCGACCGGTTTCCGTATTACTATTATCAGTACCTGGGCCTGCATGATGGCAAACTGGTGATCAATGGTAAACCGCATCCCCTGAAAACCCTGGAAGGCACCAACGGCACCCTCTATGTGCTGGACGAGTTGCTGAAAAAACCGGAGCAGGACATGATCGATTACCTGAAAAATAATCCGGACTTCTCCATGCTGATGGAAGCCTGCCGTATCAACGATAGTATCTATCAGCTGAACTGGGGTAGTCAGGGTTTTACCAAATTGCTCAGTACTGATGCCAACAGCAAACAGTTCACATTTTTTGCACCTACCAACCATGCTTTTCAACAGGCAGGGTTTAATACAGTAGATGACCTGCGCCAACGAGCGCTGCGCTGGGAGGTAGGGTACCAGCATTATGATGAGAATGGGTATTATGTAACACCCTACACCTCGCTGGACTCCATGTTTCTGTCCAATCACCTGGATTACAGCGGTGCCACACAGGCGGAATATCCTATGCAGCTGTTTTCCAATGACCTGATGGACAACCCGGCGCTTGCCAACTATCTGATCAAAGCGGGTTCCCTTTACCATCCACCTTCGCAGTATATCCGTTTGGTATTTACCCACTCGGCAGCCGGTATTATGGTAAGACAGCTAAACTCCCCGTCACCGGCAGTGCCCCTGGCTACTACAGATCTGCTGTTCCGTAACGGGGTTATACATGTGATCAATGACGGAATGTTAATGCCGTAA
- a CDS encoding fasciclin domain-containing protein: MKRYFHLLLLFLMAVACNKTDLAVSEERISDVRAIGDFIRNNYDLSLLSAALQQTGLIDSLNAGGPLTVWAPDNAAFKALGVTKPGDFSKMNQDSLRASLRNLIQTERLYVSDIPSQMDNKYTTMGGGPLYISISAFGNNADNFRATVNGCYVYEAPKRNLSLRNGVLHLLKGVPKYFPQTAQDFLAADTSLSLFVTLMKKSGQWDALKNEGPYTVYAPQNNVFLQYGLTADSISRLDVKRYKPVAFSIYTLGLQPHHIFAGDIDILGAYNSRILLDGYGISPSGSINIWAPNGNSNYHSPGAIGYAGGMKGQDNLTSNAVVFRLNNIMLYPDSLLIK, from the coding sequence ATGAAACGATATTTTCATTTGTTACTGTTATTCCTAATGGCTGTGGCCTGTAATAAAACAGACCTGGCCGTATCGGAAGAACGTATTTCAGACGTACGCGCTATCGGTGATTTTATCCGTAATAACTATGATCTGAGCCTGCTGTCGGCAGCCCTGCAACAAACCGGCCTGATTGATAGTCTCAACGCCGGCGGACCTTTAACCGTATGGGCTCCCGATAATGCCGCTTTTAAAGCATTGGGTGTTACCAAACCCGGCGACTTCAGCAAAATGAATCAGGACAGTCTACGGGCATCTCTTAGAAATCTGATACAGACAGAACGTTTATACGTTTCCGATATACCTTCTCAGATGGATAACAAGTATACGACTATGGGTGGCGGTCCGCTTTATATCTCCATCTCGGCGTTCGGTAACAATGCCGATAATTTCCGGGCTACGGTAAACGGCTGTTATGTGTATGAGGCCCCCAAACGTAATCTCTCCCTGCGAAATGGGGTATTACATCTGCTGAAAGGAGTGCCTAAATATTTCCCGCAAACAGCACAGGATTTTCTGGCCGCAGATACCAGCCTGTCTCTTTTTGTGACGCTGATGAAAAAATCCGGTCAATGGGATGCTTTAAAAAACGAAGGACCTTATACGGTATATGCACCGCAGAATAACGTTTTCCTGCAATACGGCCTTACAGCAGACAGCATCAGCCGGCTGGATGTTAAACGTTACAAACCGGTTGCTTTTTCTATATATACGCTGGGCCTGCAGCCGCATCACATCTTTGCCGGTGATATAGACATACTGGGCGCCTACAACAGTCGTATCCTGCTGGATGGATACGGTATTTCTCCCAGTGGCAGTATCAATATATGGGCTCCCAATGGTAACTCCAACTACCATAGCCCTGGTGCTATCGGTTATGCCGGAGGAATGAAAGGACAGGACAATCTCACCAGCAATGCGGTAGTGTTCCGGTTGAACAATATCATGTTGTATCCTGATTCTCTTTTAATCAAATAA
- a CDS encoding fasciclin domain-containing protein, with protein MKRNLLLASLLLFFSCKKDDNQPAANNRNNNLAYVIADNKFNFSFFNTALTVTNFGNNFFEKGPYTVLIPDNNAFQQSGYSTEKDVAVEKGAVLNNMVKYHTLNGIWQLDKLPFRFNQPITTVSGGQLFVTHWVKDQDTIITINGTRVTALNMPASNGLIQVINTVLNPLVQDKLSDAIAAEPTLTYFNVALQQAGMKDLLRGEGPYTIFAPNNNAFIAAGFPTTDSVANTDPAVLKALLQFHILAIRRFVYDYALSTDASGQSQQTMLNNSNTTVNLINNGDNGITIRGSGNTQPCQLLKSNVLTNNGVLHIIDNVLMENF; from the coding sequence ATGAAAAGAAATCTATTGCTGGCATCCCTGCTGTTGTTTTTTTCCTGTAAGAAAGACGATAACCAGCCTGCGGCAAACAACAGGAATAACAATCTTGCATATGTTATCGCTGATAATAAATTTAATTTTTCCTTTTTTAATACAGCCCTTACCGTTACGAACTTTGGTAATAATTTTTTTGAAAAAGGGCCTTATACGGTATTGATCCCTGATAACAATGCTTTTCAGCAATCAGGCTACAGCACAGAAAAAGATGTAGCCGTAGAGAAAGGAGCAGTGTTGAACAACATGGTGAAGTACCACACACTGAATGGTATCTGGCAACTGGATAAACTGCCTTTCCGCTTTAACCAGCCTATTACCACCGTTTCCGGTGGACAGCTGTTTGTAACGCACTGGGTAAAGGATCAGGACACCATCATCACTATCAACGGTACCCGTGTGACAGCCCTGAATATGCCGGCCAGCAATGGTTTGATACAGGTAATCAATACCGTATTAAATCCGCTGGTACAGGACAAACTGAGCGATGCGATCGCGGCAGAGCCAACACTGACCTATTTTAATGTGGCGTTGCAGCAGGCAGGCATGAAAGATCTGCTGAGAGGAGAGGGGCCTTATACCATCTTCGCTCCGAACAATAATGCGTTTATCGCTGCTGGTTTCCCTACGACAGATAGTGTGGCCAATACCGACCCGGCTGTACTGAAAGCGCTGCTGCAGTTTCATATCCTCGCCATCCGCCGCTTTGTATATGATTATGCATTAAGTACCGACGCCTCTGGTCAAAGCCAGCAAACCATGTTGAATAACAGTAATACCACTGTTAATCTCATTAACAACGGCGATAATGGTATAACCATTCGGGGCTCCGGCAATACGCAGCCATGCCAGCTGTTGAAATCCAATGTGCTGACCAACAACGGGGTACTGCATATTATTGATAATGTATTGATGGAAAACTTCTAA
- a CDS encoding IPT/TIG domain-containing protein yields MKRFLFFVIYALALSTVACRKEQKTAMVQLSVTDFLPSSGNPGTVVAVRGTGFSGNVADNNVSFNGTAARVMSANDTMLIVQAPEKGSTGAISVTIGDRTVKGGTYTYQALSIHRISPANGPEGTNVYISGAGFTGTDGPASVTINGHPAIVSNSNDTLLVAIIPANAGGGPIEISVNGEHAKGPVFNFQAISAIKPVRGGAGTKVTITGTGFSTDVTGNLVAFNGQQAMVESATATTMVVTVPDNVKTGPVSLTVNGQKTAGPVFTQVPPPSITTIAPLSGPVGSVITITGENFSELMEEDTVTINGKAVTILDASARQLVLNVPAGTTTGPLKIVVNGQQVNGPAYTVQALGIIRLVPDNGLAGSIITVKGTGFDPTPANNRVTLNGMSITVSAATDSTLTVTMPTGISTGNLNVSTGSLAATGPVFRRAGVSTYYAGPVAKGQPHGLVIDSKGNVFVGEVNKISKIAPDGTVTDFAGSATSGNQDGTGTAARFFNIYGLVMDAQDNIYVADAFNNSVRKVTPDGKVTTLMSGLNDSPRYITIDPAGNLYIGTEYNGIHMISQGGAQIKQVSRATVSAPFVYLNGYLYWSNGDANVVQRANVSMGMFSVVAGAFFQDGYVDGGLGTGRLSGPGTMIYDLHTGLIYLVDGSNYSIRAVSPVDGTISTITGAAGSYESYRYGNKNGTLQEALITPSQNSAMALDKDGNIYVLEQNLGLIRKITLK; encoded by the coding sequence ATGAAACGATTTTTATTTTTTGTGATATATGCGTTGGCGTTATCGACTGTTGCCTGCAGAAAAGAACAGAAGACAGCGATGGTGCAGCTGTCTGTTACGGACTTTCTGCCCAGCAGTGGTAATCCGGGAACTGTAGTGGCAGTACGGGGTACAGGCTTTAGCGGTAATGTGGCAGACAATAACGTATCTTTTAACGGCACAGCGGCCCGCGTAATGAGTGCCAATGATACCATGCTGATTGTGCAGGCCCCAGAAAAAGGCAGTACCGGTGCTATTTCCGTTACCATCGGAGATCGTACGGTAAAAGGTGGTACCTATACTTACCAGGCACTTAGTATCCACCGTATCTCACCCGCCAATGGGCCGGAAGGTACCAACGTTTATATTTCCGGTGCAGGTTTCACCGGTACAGATGGCCCAGCATCGGTGACGATCAACGGTCATCCTGCTATTGTATCCAACTCAAACGATACTTTGCTGGTAGCCATCATACCGGCTAATGCCGGTGGTGGCCCCATTGAAATATCCGTCAACGGGGAACACGCCAAAGGCCCCGTTTTCAACTTCCAGGCCATTTCCGCTATTAAACCTGTCAGGGGTGGTGCTGGTACCAAAGTGACCATCACCGGTACAGGTTTCAGCACAGATGTTACCGGCAACCTGGTGGCTTTCAACGGGCAACAGGCCATGGTAGAAAGCGCCACAGCTACCACCATGGTAGTAACGGTGCCGGATAATGTAAAAACAGGTCCGGTATCTCTCACCGTCAACGGACAAAAAACTGCTGGTCCGGTATTCACGCAGGTGCCTCCGCCATCTATCACTACGATCGCACCGCTGAGCGGCCCTGTGGGCAGTGTCATCACCATCACCGGTGAAAACTTCAGTGAGCTGATGGAGGAAGACACGGTTACTATCAATGGAAAAGCAGTCACTATCTTAGATGCCAGCGCAAGGCAGCTGGTACTGAATGTGCCAGCCGGTACCACTACAGGGCCGCTGAAGATAGTCGTGAATGGTCAGCAGGTTAACGGTCCCGCCTATACGGTGCAGGCATTGGGTATTATCAGACTGGTGCCGGACAACGGACTGGCAGGCTCCATTATCACCGTTAAAGGTACCGGCTTTGATCCTACACCTGCCAATAACAGGGTAACCTTAAATGGTATGAGCATTACTGTTAGCGCCGCTACGGATAGTACACTCACGGTAACCATGCCAACAGGAATCTCTACCGGCAACCTGAATGTATCTACCGGCAGTCTCGCTGCTACAGGCCCTGTTTTCCGCAGAGCAGGTGTCAGCACTTATTATGCCGGACCGGTAGCGAAAGGACAGCCCCATGGCCTGGTAATTGACAGTAAAGGCAACGTCTTCGTTGGTGAGGTCAACAAGATCAGTAAAATAGCCCCGGATGGTACTGTTACCGATTTTGCAGGTAGTGCTACCAGCGGCAACCAGGATGGCACGGGAACGGCTGCACGCTTCTTTAATATCTATGGTCTGGTAATGGACGCACAGGACAATATCTACGTGGCAGATGCCTTTAACAACAGCGTTCGTAAAGTGACACCGGATGGTAAGGTAACAACGCTCATGTCCGGATTGAATGATTCACCCCGTTATATTACCATAGATCCGGCTGGTAATCTCTACATAGGCACTGAATATAATGGTATTCACATGATCTCACAGGGAGGCGCACAGATCAAACAGGTATCCAGGGCCACGGTTTCCGCTCCTTTTGTTTATCTGAACGGTTATCTGTATTGGTCGAATGGTGATGCGAACGTAGTACAACGCGCCAACGTATCGATGGGTATGTTTTCTGTTGTGGCGGGTGCATTTTTCCAGGATGGTTATGTGGATGGCGGCCTGGGTACAGGAAGGCTGAGCGGACCAGGTACTATGATCTATGACCTGCATACAGGGCTCATTTATCTGGTAGACGGCTCTAACTACTCCATCAGGGCTGTATCACCAGTAGATGGTACTATCAGCACCATTACAGGAGCTGCCGGCAGTTATGAGTCTTACCGTTATGGTAACAAAAACGGTACCCTGCAGGAAGCGCTGATCACACCTTCGCAGAATTCGGCCATGGCTTTAGACAAAGATGGAAATATCTATGTACTTGAACAAAACCTTGGCCTAATCAGAAAAATCACATTAAAATAG
- a CDS encoding TonB-dependent receptor, with translation MKKFYILCCLLCALFGIQLKAQETSGRLDGRVVDSKGQPVPGVTVVAIHTPTGTRYGTIAGNDGRYHLAGLRVGGPYSVLASMMGMGTQKKEGLMVRLGEPLQLAMVLEDSKQQLSEVVVKGNKGVPANTYGAGQNISGAQLRNMPTVNRSIQDMTRLVPQASKDNAFGGTNFRYNNVTLDGAINNDAIGFSPSTGGITGTSGMPGASTHTNPVSMDAIEDMQVYLAPFDVKIGNFTGGSINAVTRSGTNTFTGSVYAFGRNASLIGKDKAGTLGRMNSDFYDYQSGIRLGFPIIKDKLFFFTNEEITGRRDPTQLMAGQAETAQILSVKDEQDIRNATADRYGKAFDPGTGGVFNATSQSQKFFNRLDWNINEKHQLSVRNNTILSNAVIMDRDQQDFRFTSMAYKQTNNQTSTVAELKTRFNTKLANSLIVGYTVVNDKRDPQSDPNLPQVQIMGRTPGTTIYLGTDREAAIFNLQQRTWEITDNVTLYKGKHTFLFGTHNELYHINYGFVNSWNGRVDYLSIDDYLHNNPWRVRGSYNYTDNSREYIQSHPQSFNVDMFSVYAQDEIQLTDRLKITPGIRADYTLLPEKPLLSDKTRNALQDGYFGNTYYYTPLNQIRNNYLNQVQLSPRLGFRYDWMGNQRLILRGGVGMFTGRIPLAWLAYAYYNNGDTYGAFDQKADQQAFVTGTDPLKPSGNGIGGFIGQNGAIINNRNSGKTQVDVVDNNFVMPKVLRASLALDYTTKTGYKFTLEGMYTKSLKDVVFRQVNIKDDPRYYGYDEGLQQPVYRGNIDPRFANAYELGNTTKGYRYNISGSVNRRFDNGLNAGVSYTFGESKDVSNGIRNSMESNWQLNQSLQPNNPNLAYSNFDIRHRFVVHVDYRRAWSEKWVSSASLFFSAQSGSPFTYGIVNNSIQGLPQQVSLVYIPQADEAIRYFQDYTDAAGANITAAAQAEAFNRFVDGNAYLRSRRGAFTERNMGRTPWNNQADFHFAQEYHFSGKPGSSYLTFTLDIMNITNLLNKEWGRSYFSPNTFNSTASVGLTPFYPGRQSKENYPVYMFADPGKPYAVDFFNSRYQMQLGMRYSF, from the coding sequence ATGAAGAAATTTTATATACTCTGTTGCCTTTTGTGTGCGCTGTTTGGCATACAACTGAAGGCACAGGAAACCAGCGGCCGTTTGGACGGTCGTGTGGTAGACAGCAAAGGGCAGCCGGTGCCAGGGGTAACGGTAGTGGCTATACATACACCTACCGGCACCCGCTATGGAACAATTGCCGGTAATGATGGCCGTTATCATCTGGCAGGTTTGCGCGTAGGTGGTCCCTATAGTGTACTGGCTTCCATGATGGGCATGGGCACGCAGAAAAAGGAAGGACTGATGGTGCGTTTGGGAGAACCACTGCAGCTGGCCATGGTGCTGGAAGATAGCAAACAACAACTGTCTGAGGTAGTGGTGAAAGGTAACAAGGGAGTACCGGCCAATACCTATGGTGCCGGCCAGAACATCAGCGGTGCACAGCTCCGTAACATGCCTACTGTCAACAGAAGCATACAGGACATGACCAGGCTGGTGCCGCAGGCTTCGAAGGATAACGCTTTCGGGGGTACGAATTTCCGCTACAACAACGTAACGCTGGATGGCGCCATCAACAACGACGCCATCGGCTTTAGCCCTTCCACCGGCGGTATCACCGGTACTTCCGGTATGCCCGGTGCCAGCACGCATACTAACCCGGTGTCCATGGATGCCATTGAAGACATGCAAGTATATCTGGCTCCCTTCGATGTGAAGATCGGTAACTTCACCGGTGGTAGTATCAACGCAGTAACCCGCAGCGGTACCAACACTTTCACCGGCTCCGTTTATGCGTTCGGCAGAAATGCCTCACTCATCGGAAAAGATAAAGCCGGTACGCTGGGCCGCATGAACAGCGACTTCTACGATTATCAGTCCGGTATCCGCCTGGGATTTCCGATCATAAAAGACAAGCTGTTTTTCTTCACCAATGAAGAAATCACCGGTCGCCGCGACCCCACGCAGCTGATGGCCGGTCAGGCAGAAACAGCTCAGATCCTGAGCGTAAAAGATGAACAGGATATCCGTAATGCCACTGCCGACCGCTATGGTAAGGCTTTTGATCCGGGCACCGGTGGTGTCTTCAACGCTACCAGCCAGTCACAGAAGTTCTTTAACCGCCTCGACTGGAATATCAATGAAAAACATCAGCTGTCTGTGCGTAACAATACCATCCTGTCCAATGCTGTCATCATGGACCGCGACCAGCAGGATTTTCGTTTCACCAGCATGGCCTACAAACAAACCAACAACCAGACCTCTACCGTGGCAGAGCTGAAAACCCGCTTCAACACAAAACTGGCCAACAGCCTGATTGTAGGTTATACCGTCGTGAACGACAAACGTGATCCGCAGTCAGATCCAAACCTGCCACAGGTGCAGATCATGGGCCGTACACCCGGTACCACCATTTACCTGGGCACCGACAGGGAAGCCGCTATCTTTAATCTGCAGCAACGTACCTGGGAGATCACCGATAACGTTACGCTGTACAAAGGAAAACATACGTTTCTCTTTGGTACGCATAATGAGTTGTATCATATCAACTACGGATTTGTAAACAGCTGGAATGGCCGTGTAGACTACCTCAGCATTGATGACTACCTGCATAACAATCCATGGAGAGTACGTGGCAGCTACAACTATACAGATAACAGCCGCGAATATATCCAGTCTCACCCGCAGTCTTTTAATGTAGATATGTTCAGTGTATATGCTCAGGATGAGATACAGCTGACAGACCGCCTGAAGATCACGCCGGGTATCCGTGCCGACTATACGTTGTTGCCCGAAAAACCACTGCTCAGCGATAAAACCCGCAACGCCTTACAGGACGGCTATTTCGGTAATACCTACTATTATACGCCATTAAACCAGATCCGGAACAACTACCTCAATCAGGTACAACTGTCACCCCGCCTGGGTTTCCGCTACGACTGGATGGGTAATCAGCGTCTTATCCTGAGAGGAGGTGTAGGTATGTTTACCGGCCGTATCCCGCTGGCATGGCTGGCCTACGCTTATTACAACAACGGCGATACCTATGGCGCATTCGACCAGAAAGCAGACCAGCAGGCATTTGTAACAGGCACCGACCCGCTGAAACCTTCTGGTAACGGTATCGGTGGTTTCATCGGCCAGAATGGCGCTATTATCAATAACCGTAATTCCGGTAAAACACAGGTGGATGTAGTTGATAACAATTTTGTGATGCCTAAGGTGTTGCGTGCCAGCCTCGCACTGGACTATACTACTAAAACAGGATATAAGTTCACCCTGGAAGGAATGTATACCAAAAGCCTGAAAGATGTGGTATTCCGCCAGGTGAACATTAAAGATGATCCCCGTTATTATGGTTATGACGAAGGGCTGCAACAGCCGGTGTACCGCGGCAATATTGATCCCCGCTTTGCCAATGCCTATGAGTTAGGCAATACCACCAAAGGCTACCGCTACAACATCAGCGGAAGTGTGAACCGTCGTTTTGATAATGGCCTGAATGCCGGTGTGTCCTATACTTTCGGAGAATCAAAGGATGTTTCCAATGGTATCCGTAACTCGATGGAAAGCAACTGGCAGCTCAATCAGTCGCTGCAGCCCAACAATCCCAACCTGGCTTACTCCAACTTCGACATCCGTCACCGCTTTGTAGTGCATGTTGACTACCGCAGGGCCTGGAGCGAAAAATGGGTCAGCAGTGCATCGCTGTTTTTCAGTGCGCAGTCCGGTTCTCCTTTTACCTATGGCATTGTTAACAACAGCATCCAGGGCCTGCCACAACAAGTAAGCCTGGTATATATTCCGCAGGCAGATGAAGCCATTCGTTATTTTCAGGATTATACAGATGCTGCCGGTGCCAACATTACCGCCGCAGCCCAGGCAGAAGCCTTCAACCGGTTTGTGGATGGCAATGCCTATCTGCGCAGCCGCAGAGGTGCTTTCACGGAACGTAATATGGGGCGCACTCCCTGGAATAACCAGGCAGATTTTCATTTTGCGCAGGAATATCATTTCTCCGGAAAACCTGGCAGCAGTTATCTCACATTTACCCTCGATATCATGAATATCACCAACCTGCTGAACAAGGAATGGGGACGTTCTTATTTTTCTCCTAACACCTTCAACTCCACAGCGAGTGTAGGTCTGACACCTTTTTATCCCGGCCGTCAGAGCAAGGAGAATTACCCGGTATATATGTTTGCCGACCCGGGAAAACCTTATGCGGTCGACTTCTTCAACTCCCGCTATCAGATGCAGCTGGGGATGAGATATTCATTTTAA
- a CDS encoding restriction endonuclease subunit S: MNKVKLCTLGTFRNGISFGKESYGPGLKIITVKDLFKGRYVSTTMLDELMPQALPSHYPNYLVEQGDLLFTRSSLTKTGAGMVAMVHQPAADTLFSGFIIRFRPHAQKCHPHYLLYLLRSPQYRKLLADSALQTNISNVNQDTLGNLSVTIPTMAQQEQIVSVLSALDDKIELNIRINTELEALAKICYHYWFGQYIFPDSLLPEDWHVQQLGAIAHTGSGGTPRSSQKTYYENGDIPWINSGELNHPYIATTTNYITEAGLDNSSARMFPENTLLVAMYGTTAGKTSLLRIPACTNQAVCAILPQDPRYTYYLKFALEAMYPYLTGLRSGSARENLSQDKIRALQITMPPLRDIRRFNAIVDPLVAQIVNHLRQNEELAKLRDWLLPIMMNDYIKK; the protein is encoded by the coding sequence ATGAATAAGGTAAAACTGTGTACACTAGGCACTTTCAGAAATGGCATCAGTTTCGGTAAAGAGAGTTATGGGCCTGGTCTGAAAATCATTACGGTGAAAGACCTGTTCAAAGGCCGGTATGTTTCCACTACCATGCTGGATGAGCTGATGCCACAAGCACTTCCATCACATTACCCCAACTACCTGGTAGAACAGGGTGATTTATTGTTCACCCGGTCATCACTTACCAAAACCGGCGCTGGTATGGTGGCCATGGTGCATCAGCCAGCGGCAGATACTTTGTTTAGTGGTTTTATTATCCGCTTCAGGCCTCATGCTCAAAAATGTCATCCACATTACCTGTTGTATCTGCTGAGAAGTCCGCAGTACCGGAAACTGCTTGCTGACAGCGCGCTGCAAACCAACATCTCCAATGTCAACCAGGATACACTGGGCAATCTCTCTGTGACCATACCCACTATGGCCCAACAGGAACAAATTGTGTCTGTATTATCTGCACTGGATGATAAAATAGAATTAAACATCAGGATCAATACCGAACTGGAAGCTCTTGCAAAAATCTGTTACCATTATTGGTTCGGTCAATATATTTTTCCCGACTCCTTACTACCCGAAGACTGGCATGTACAGCAGCTGGGCGCTATTGCTCATACCGGGTCAGGAGGCACTCCACGATCTTCTCAAAAAACATATTATGAAAACGGGGATATTCCCTGGATCAACAGCGGGGAACTCAATCATCCTTATATCGCCACCACTACCAACTACATCACGGAAGCAGGTCTTGACAATTCGAGCGCCCGTATGTTTCCGGAGAATACGTTGCTGGTGGCCATGTATGGCACTACCGCCGGTAAAACAAGCCTGTTGCGGATTCCGGCCTGTACTAATCAGGCCGTTTGTGCTATTCTGCCTCAGGACCCGCGGTATACCTACTATCTGAAATTTGCCCTGGAAGCTATGTATCCGTATCTCACCGGGCTCCGTTCCGGCTCCGCAAGAGAAAATCTATCCCAGGATAAAATCAGGGCACTGCAAATAACGATGCCACCGCTGAGGGATATACGAAGATTTAATGCGATAGTGGATCCTTTAGTGGCGCAGATTGTCAACCATCTCCGGCAAAATGAGGAATTGGCAAAACTCCGGGACTGGCTGCTGCCAATAATGATGAATGATTATATCAAAAAATAA